CACTGGCCGCGGTACGCAAGGCGCTCGGGCGCGATCCCGAATATGCCGATGCCCATCACTTCCTTGGGTACCTGCTCGTTACCCAGAAGCAGTATTCCGAAGCGGCCGAGTCGCTCCGCACCGCCGACGAAAAAGGCACCCACAAGCCCGCGGCCAACGCCTACTACTGGGGGCAGGCGCTCTTCGAGCTCAAGGACTACGACGCCGCCGAGCTGCAGTTTCGCCGAGTGGCTGAACTCAGCCCCGAGAGCGACTACGTCAAACCGGCCGAGGATTTCCTCGACCTGATTGGCCTGCGCCGCGATCAGCAGGCGAAGAAAAACGCGCCGGCTGCCGCGCCCGCACAGAAGAAAAGTCCCACCGGCAGCGCTCCCAAGAAGGACTGGTCGGCCTACACCCAGCTACTGCTGGAATACGATACGAATGTGGAACTGCTGCCTGACAACAGCGCGCTGCTCATCACGTCCGCCACGCCTGGAAAGAAGTCTGCCTTCCGCTCGTCCTTTGCCGGAGGCGGGGATTTCAGCGTGTTGAAGTCGGGCTCGACTGAATATCACCTGACCGGCGATCTCCAGGTGTTGGCCCACTTCAATAACAGCGCACGGGATGCGCAGGTCGTCAGCCTGCAAGGCGGCGGCTACGCCAATATTGCGGGGAAGCTGGGAGCCGAAAAAATGATGTACGTTCCGTTCCTGCTGGGACGAACGGTATTTTTCGGAACCTTTGGCACGCCCCTTCCCGGGATCGATGAATACAAGATCTTCGGGCGCCCCTTCAGCATTGAAGCGGAGCCGGGCATGCGGTTGCTGATGCAGCAGGGCCAGCGCGGATTCCTTACCGCGACGCTCAGCTATGTTCTTTCACGCTTTACGACGAAGAGCCTGAACGGCGCCGCGCCGCAATCCGAGCGCGACGCGCACACCTTCCGGCTCGGGTATGCCC
This genomic interval from Chrysiogenia bacterium contains the following:
- a CDS encoding tetratricopeptide repeat protein; this encodes MIPSTSARGGRAAALSSVPGMLCRAAMTCALLLGTLTLLLPATSFAQDEGAPAALKVHPEAARLNAEALIAEGKYRDAGRYLQKYLNGNPTDEEAWLLQASVFEHIKRYDLAERALSRAGEVRGVYLARARIAFKQDKFPEALAAVRKALGRDPEYADAHHFLGYLLVTQKQYSEAAESLRTADEKGTHKPAANAYYWGQALFELKDYDAAELQFRRVAELSPESDYVKPAEDFLDLIGLRRDQQAKKNAPAAAPAQKKSPTGSAPKKDWSAYTQLLLEYDTNVELLPDNSALLITSATPGKKSAFRSSFAGGGDFSVLKSGSTEYHLTGDLQVLAHFNNSARDAQVVSLQGGGYANIAGKLGAEKMMYVPFLLGRTVFFGTFGTPLPGIDEYKIFGRPFSIEAEPGMRLLMQQGQRGFLTATLSYVLSRFTTKSLNGAAPQSERDAHTFRLGYAQTRVWGILGQDNLKLTGGLKAGLRFAEDQNYSYWALEPDLRAEWRPIEVFVVEGNLRYRYENHYKSPTSAAAGLKKRVDQTIGARLGTRYRLMKEDDFRLWLVSQYLFEANLSTNDTYPNDLEYHKHVISLGIRATF